The following is a genomic window from Lysinibacillus sp. G4S2.
CACCTGTTCAACTATATCGGTGACTAGTTCCATATAAATACCTTTTATCATGGATTGTGCAGTAAACGTAGAAATCGTTAGTCTTATTTCTCCATCCTGTTCCTTAACTTGAGCCCTTGATGCCTCTTCAAGCTCTTCTGACCATCGTGAAAGCTCTTCTTTTTCCGATTCAAAAAATACGTCCCAAGATGGGAACCTCACTTCATTACAGAAATTTTCTATGTTTTGTAATTCATTTTCTAATGTCATGCCTAAATCTTGTGATGACAAGTAACCTCCATCTAACAAGATCATACCCTTTATCTGTTTAGGATATTTAGCAGCATAATGCAAGGCTAAATCAGCTCCTAAAGAATGACCAACCAAATAATGGGATTTACCACCTAACTGTCGGTTTATTATATTTTCTATCTCAACAATCAAATTGGAAGGACAATAAGCATTCTCTTCTTCCAAAGCTTTTGCATAACCATGTCCAGGTAAATCAAAGGATACAATATGATACTCTGTTAAATACTTTGCTAGTTCTCCAAATGCTAAACCCGTACTCCCTAGTCCATGTAAAAAGATTAAAGTTGGATTTTGTGAGTTGCCCCATTGATATATACTTTGCTTCATTTCTACCATCCCCTTTGGTGAATAATAACTTCCATTAATTACAATAATAACTATTTTCAAATCTATTTCAAAGGGGCTAAACGAATGAAAATAAGCATGGCTAATTAGAAGAGGTCGGAGCTTTAAGGGGGACTGTACATATAGTGGAAGAGAAAAATCAATTGTACTTTGTACCGATTATATGCATAAATCTCATTTATACAAAATCGAAAATAATATATTAGATTTATAAATGTTCTAGCAATACCCTTTAACTAACAACGTTAAAGGAGACGCTTATGAAAAAATCATCTTTTATTTTAATCGTAATGCTTGTCATTTTAATTGGACTTTTTTATACGAAACTGTCACTGAAACTCGTTATTATAGGAACTATTGCCGCTTTTATCGGTACGCTAGCTGGCGGTGGTGGGCTTATTACAATCCCCGCTATGATGCTTGTTGGCATACCTATTCAAACAAGCATTGCTACGAATAAGTTTTCATCAGGCATTGCAGCTTTGTCGAGCATCTTTTATCTTCTTTATCATAAGGAGCTTCGACTAGCATCTATTATGAAATATGTCGCTGTAGCCATTGCTGGAGGTATTTGTGGAGCACTTCTAACAGTATCCATCTCCGAAAAAACAATGAATGTTATCGCATGTATTTTACTTATTTTCGCCCTGTTTGTAACGTTAAAAAATAAAGAGTGGACTGTTACCTCGAAAGAAAATGACACGAAACACGACAATAAATTATGGCAGCCATTTTTAATTGCGGTTTATGACGGAGGTTTTGGACCTGGCTCTTCAACCTTCAGCATACTACATTATTTACGCTACCATTACTCCTACATAAAGGCAGTACAGCTCACACGTGTGCTTATATTCGGGAGCTGTACTGGCGCATTTTTAGTATTTTAT
Proteins encoded in this region:
- a CDS encoding alpha/beta hydrolase, with the protein product MKQSIYQWGNSQNPTLIFLHGLGSTGLAFGELAKYLTEYHIVSFDLPGHGYAKALEEENAYCPSNLIVEIENIINRQLGGKSHYLVGHSLGADLALHYAAKYPKQIKGMILLDGGYLSSQDLGMTLENELQNIENFCNEVRFPSWDVFFESEKEELSRWSEELEEASRAQVKEQDGEIRLTISTFTAQSMIKGIYMELVTDIVEQVHCPTLLIRATKPVELESTRRKSIQTLQARMKNVDIEPIEDAGHDIFREAPKDVAEKIRAWLENQ
- a CDS encoding sulfite exporter TauE/SafE family protein; this encodes MLVILIGLFYTKLSLKLVIIGTIAAFIGTLAGGGGLITIPAMMLVGIPIQTSIATNKFSSGIAALSSIFYLLYHKELRLASIMKYVAVAIAGGICGALLTVSISEKTMNVIACILLIFALFVTLKNKEWTVTSKENDTKHDNKLWQPFLIAVYDGGFGPGSSTFSILHYLRYHYSYIKAVQLTRVLIFGSCTGAFLVFYQTGFIQWQYAIAMAVGSIIGSQIGLLVLPKIPIKVAKILLTIIISLLLIQVTIKII